The following are encoded in a window of Clostridia bacterium genomic DNA:
- a CDS encoding ECF transporter S component: MNKKIRFITRTAILLALAIVFQMLGRYIPLGPNSQFVVGPLINACLMVAAAMVGLSGGGIVALLSPFGAILTGAAIPLPFAPFVALGNFLLVLLFFLFMYRSKILGLTLGALAKSVWLFAAIKIFVWAMDMKGKKAEMLLWSFSWPQAITALVGGVLALLLIKVLDKNIQK; the protein is encoded by the coding sequence ATGAACAAAAAAATCAGATTTATTACACGTACAGCAATTCTTTTAGCACTTGCTATTGTATTCCAGATGCTAGGGAGGTATATTCCGTTAGGACCAAACAGTCAGTTTGTTGTGGGGCCTCTGATAAATGCATGCTTAATGGTTGCGGCAGCAATGGTCGGACTATCAGGAGGAGGAATTGTAGCATTACTGTCACCTTTTGGGGCAATTCTCACCGGAGCAGCAATTCCCTTGCCTTTTGCGCCATTTGTAGCATTAGGTAATTTTCTTCTTGTTCTATTGTTTTTCTTATTTATGTATAGAAGCAAGATTTTGGGTCTGACACTTGGTGCTCTGGCAAAATCCGTATGGCTGTTTGCTGCAATTAAGATTTTCGTATGGGCTATGGACATGAAAGGCAAGAAGGCGGAAATGCTGCTGTGGTCCTTTAGTTGGCCGCAGGCAATAACAGCTCTGGTTGGCGGAGTATTGGCGTTATTACTAATAAAAGTGTTGGATAAAAATATTCAAAAATAG
- the hydG gene encoding [FeFe] hydrogenase H-cluster radical SAM maturase HydG, whose product MVDYINEEQICKSLEVGKSTSKEEVRDILKKAEECKGIDMDEVSKLLNVTDMDLLTEIYETASFIKNKVYGKRVVLFAPLYTSNECTNNCLYCGFRKDNKELHRKTLTIEETVSEAKAIEAQGHKRLLLICGEHPGKTGAVHIREAMEAIYKNVDIRRINVEAAPMKTEEYKELKKAGIGTYVIFQETYNREVYKKMHPVGLKADYDWRITAIDRAFEAGIDDVGVGALLGLYDYRFDVLGLLMHVKSFEKRYGVGPHTISVPRMRPALGSALEKIPYRVNDQEFKKIVAIYRLAVPYTGIILSTRENAEMRDELLSIGVTQISAGSKTSPGGYVAEEEKADQFAVSDHRNLPKMLESICENGYIPSFCTACYRRCRTGEAFMEYAKEGEIHEFCQPNAILTFKENLIDYGTEFLRVKGDKIIDKALMEIEDPKMRSATIERLKEIELGKRDLYF is encoded by the coding sequence ATGGTTGATTACATCAATGAAGAACAGATATGCAAGTCTTTGGAGGTTGGTAAAAGTACCTCGAAGGAAGAGGTAAGGGATATACTTAAGAAAGCAGAAGAATGTAAGGGTATTGATATGGATGAAGTATCCAAGCTGCTTAATGTAACGGATATGGATTTGCTGACTGAGATTTATGAAACTGCAAGCTTTATTAAGAACAAGGTATATGGAAAAAGGGTTGTGCTCTTTGCACCGCTGTATACAAGTAATGAATGCACAAATAACTGCCTTTACTGTGGCTTTCGTAAAGACAATAAGGAACTGCACCGTAAGACACTGACTATTGAAGAAACAGTAAGCGAAGCTAAGGCTATTGAAGCCCAAGGACATAAGAGGCTATTGCTTATTTGCGGCGAGCATCCTGGAAAAACCGGTGCAGTGCACATAAGAGAAGCAATGGAAGCTATATACAAAAACGTGGATATCCGTAGGATAAACGTTGAAGCTGCACCTATGAAAACAGAAGAATACAAAGAGCTGAAAAAAGCCGGTATCGGTACTTATGTAATCTTTCAGGAAACGTATAACAGGGAAGTTTATAAAAAAATGCACCCTGTGGGGCTTAAAGCTGATTATGATTGGAGAATTACTGCCATAGACCGTGCATTTGAAGCCGGGATAGATGATGTAGGTGTGGGAGCCTTACTTGGGCTCTACGATTATAGGTTTGATGTACTTGGTCTGCTAATGCATGTGAAAAGTTTTGAAAAAAGATATGGTGTAGGACCTCATACCATATCCGTACCGAGAATGAGGCCTGCTTTGGGGTCAGCCCTTGAAAAAATACCCTACAGGGTCAATGACCAGGAATTTAAGAAAATAGTCGCTATTTACAGACTTGCTGTTCCTTACACAGGAATTATACTTTCTACCAGAGAAAATGCTGAAATGAGGGATGAACTTTTAAGCATAGGAGTAACTCAGATAAGTGCAGGTTCCAAAACAAGTCCTGGAGGATATGTAGCGGAAGAAGAAAAAGCGGACCAGTTCGCTGTCAGCGATCATAGAAACCTGCCTAAAATGCTGGAAAGCATATGCGAAAATGGCTATATTCCAAGCTTTTGTACTGCCTGCTACAGAAGATGCAGGACCGGGGAAGCTTTTATGGAGTACGCCAAGGAGGGGGAAATACATGAATTTTGCCAGCCTAATGCGATCCTTACATTCAAGGAAAATCTTATTGATTACGGGACTGAGTTTTTAAGAGTCAAAGGCGATAAAATTATTGATAAGGCATTAATGGAGATAGAAGACCCCAAAATGAGAAGTGCAACTATAGAGAGGCTTAAAGAAATAGAGCTGGGAAAAAGGGATTTGTATTTTTAA
- the hydE gene encoding [FeFe] hydrogenase H-cluster radical SAM maturase HydE — MENKYFLILARNTAQMLMLDKALKLNGIETDLVPAPPESGSVCAIAVKIPGERLGIAKKLIIENKIEVSNIYEDKKFKLQGFISKKLGQMITADFLSILKKIEAGEELEKRDVMYLLSTEKEKEIHTIMNVADKIRKEMVGDVVEIRGAIEFSNYCRKNCNYCGLAGSNSGVQRYRMTEEEIMEAVDHIHGLGMRTVILQSGEDMVWTTERLITLIKQIKEKTGMRVTLSVGEKSREEYTALKEAGADNFLLKIETTNPRLFSEIHPDDDFYYRLQCSKWLKELGYINGSGNIIGLPGQTTEDIAGDILYFKDMGINMIGIGPFIPAKGSSYEKHPHGDIELTLRVVAVTRIVCKKVYIPSTTALASLDKDAQVRALQWGANTIMLINTPEKYRGSYRIYDNKNMVDMEAAVYAVKKAGRKLPAYLKIS, encoded by the coding sequence TTGGAAAATAAGTACTTTCTAATACTTGCAAGGAATACAGCTCAGATGCTGATGCTTGACAAGGCTTTGAAACTGAATGGAATTGAAACCGATCTTGTGCCCGCTCCTCCGGAGTCAGGTTCTGTATGTGCTATTGCAGTAAAAATACCGGGAGAGCGTCTTGGAATTGCAAAAAAACTGATAATCGAAAACAAAATAGAAGTAAGTAATATATACGAAGATAAAAAATTCAAACTTCAGGGTTTTATAAGTAAAAAACTTGGTCAGATGATTACTGCGGACTTTCTGAGTATTCTTAAAAAAATAGAGGCAGGAGAGGAGCTTGAAAAAAGAGATGTTATGTATCTCCTCTCTACTGAAAAGGAAAAAGAAATCCATACAATTATGAATGTGGCGGATAAGATCAGAAAAGAAATGGTCGGGGACGTTGTAGAAATAAGAGGTGCTATAGAGTTTTCGAACTACTGCAGGAAGAACTGCAACTATTGCGGATTAGCAGGCTCAAATTCCGGGGTTCAGCGATACAGAATGACAGAGGAAGAAATAATGGAAGCTGTAGATCATATTCATGGACTGGGAATGAGGACGGTTATTTTACAGTCGGGTGAAGATATGGTTTGGACGACTGAAAGGCTTATTACACTAATAAAACAAATAAAAGAAAAAACAGGTATGAGGGTAACTTTAAGTGTAGGAGAAAAAAGTAGGGAAGAGTATACAGCCTTAAAAGAGGCCGGTGCGGATAATTTCCTTTTGAAGATAGAAACCACGAATCCAAGATTATTCAGTGAGATTCATCCTGATGATGATTTTTATTACAGGCTTCAGTGCTCTAAATGGTTAAAGGAGCTGGGGTACATAAACGGTTCGGGGAATATCATCGGTCTGCCGGGTCAGACAACAGAAGATATTGCCGGTGATATTCTTTATTTCAAAGATATGGGAATAAACATGATTGGTATCGGACCTTTTATACCCGCAAAGGGAAGCAGCTATGAAAAACATCCGCATGGAGACATTGAGCTGACTTTACGGGTTGTGGCAGTTACCAGGATAGTATGCAAAAAAGTATATATTCCATCAACTACGGCTCTTGCATCGTTAGATAAGGATGCACAGGTCAGGGCTTTACAGTGGGGGGCTAATACAATAATGCTAATAAATACTCCCGAGAAATACAGAGGAAGTTACAGGATATATGACAATAAGAATATGGTAGACATGGAAGCTGCCGTCTATGCAGTAAAAAAAGCCGGGAGAAAGCTACCGGCATATCTGAAGATCAGTTGA
- a CDS encoding aspartate ammonia-lyase codes for MRIERDLLGEKKIPGNCYYGIHTARAIENFNISGRPIHKELVRALVVVKKAAAITNENIGLLDTNISGAIQVACDEILSGQLSDQFVVDCLQGGAGTSANMNTNEVIANRAIELMGGSKGEYGLVHPLDHVNMSQSTNDVFPTAVRLAAIRLLKPVSELFAELQNALQEKEEEYSSILKVGRTQLQDAVPILLGQEFGAWAQAVARDRWRLYKAEERLRQVNIGGTAVGTGLNADKKYIFWMIEKLRDLTGLGLARAEHMMDVTQNTDIFVEVSGLLKTAAVNLSKIASDIRLLSSGPKAGFGELKLRPVQTGSSIMPGKVNPVIPEAVNQIAFQIMGNDVAITIAAQAGQLELNAFLPLIAHNLFEMLDLMKNGLRIFIDKCIKGIEADRERCKEQVDNSLILAAALVGHIGYEKASEVAKKSLATGRTIKGVLIEENIMDENSIERILNAVHMTKPGIPGIKR; via the coding sequence ATGAGAATAGAGCGCGATTTATTAGGTGAGAAAAAAATACCTGGGAACTGTTACTACGGTATTCATACTGCGAGGGCAATAGAAAACTTCAATATCAGCGGAAGGCCGATTCATAAAGAACTGGTCAGGGCATTGGTTGTTGTAAAAAAGGCAGCAGCTATTACAAACGAAAATATCGGGCTTTTGGATACAAATATATCTGGAGCAATTCAAGTGGCATGTGATGAAATACTTTCCGGACAACTAAGCGATCAGTTTGTAGTGGATTGCCTACAGGGTGGAGCGGGGACATCAGCAAATATGAATACCAATGAAGTGATTGCTAACAGAGCAATTGAATTGATGGGTGGCAGCAAAGGCGAATATGGACTGGTTCATCCCCTGGATCACGTGAACATGTCCCAGTCGACAAATGATGTTTTCCCAACAGCTGTAAGGCTAGCTGCAATAAGACTTCTTAAGCCGGTAAGCGAGCTGTTTGCAGAATTACAAAATGCATTGCAGGAGAAGGAAGAAGAATATTCGTCAATTTTGAAAGTCGGAAGAACTCAACTTCAGGATGCCGTTCCCATACTGCTCGGACAGGAATTCGGGGCCTGGGCTCAAGCTGTGGCAAGGGACAGATGGAGATTGTACAAAGCGGAAGAAAGACTGAGGCAGGTCAACATAGGAGGTACTGCAGTAGGTACAGGCTTGAATGCAGACAAGAAATATATATTCTGGATGATAGAAAAGTTAAGGGATTTGACAGGCTTGGGGTTGGCTAGAGCAGAACATATGATGGATGTTACCCAGAATACTGATATTTTTGTTGAGGTTTCCGGGCTGCTGAAAACTGCTGCGGTAAACCTTTCGAAAATAGCAAGCGATATAAGACTGCTTTCATCAGGACCTAAAGCGGGTTTTGGAGAGTTGAAGCTGAGGCCTGTACAGACAGGATCTTCAATCATGCCAGGTAAGGTAAACCCTGTAATACCTGAGGCTGTTAATCAGATTGCTTTTCAGATTATGGGCAATGATGTTGCCATTACTATAGCAGCACAAGCCGGTCAGCTGGAATTGAATGCCTTCCTGCCACTTATTGCTCATAATCTTTTTGAGATGCTGGACTTGATGAAAAACGGCCTGAGAATTTTTATAGATAAATGTATTAAAGGTATAGAAGCGGATAGAGAGCGCTGTAAGGAACAGGTTGATAATAGTCTGATTCTTGCTGCTGCACTTGTGGGACATATAGGATACGAAAAAGCTTCAGAAGTAGCTAAAAAATCCTTAGCTACAGGAAGGACGATAAAAGGAGTTTTGATAGAAGAAAACATAATGGATGAAAATTCTATTGAACGGATACTCAATGCTGTCCATATGACCAAGCCGGGAATACCGGGGATAAAGAGATAG
- the hydF gene encoding [FeFe] hydrogenase H-cluster maturation GTPase HydF has product MNATPVGNRLHISVFGRRNAGKSSLVNALTGQELAVVSDVPGTTTDPVYKTMELLPIGPVVIIDTAGLDDEGELGNLRVEKTYDVMRKTNLAMIVVSAVDGITGFEADLIEKMKNKRITVIGVINKSDLSRSVEENFSGYASKYGIPFIKVSSKTGEGIEKLKEVIGQSARFDDIQLSLVGDLVKPGDFVVLVTPIDKAAPKGRLILPQQQTIRDIIESDAIAVVTKEHELRETLDNLARKPSVVITDSQAFMKVSADTPKEILLTSFSILFARQKGELIEMVRGLKEIERLKPGGKVLVVEGCTHHRQADDIGKVKIPRWIRQIAGGDIEFEWASGNYFPKDIGKFNAIVHCGGCMLNRQEMQYRINYAKDNNIAITNYGMLIAYVQGILQRALEPFPAASIILEELGT; this is encoded by the coding sequence ATGAATGCTACACCTGTGGGTAATCGCCTGCATATATCGGTTTTCGGAAGAAGAAATGCAGGGAAAAGCAGTCTGGTAAATGCTCTTACCGGGCAGGAGCTTGCAGTGGTATCAGATGTTCCGGGTACTACAACAGACCCTGTATACAAAACAATGGAGCTTCTTCCTATTGGGCCTGTGGTAATAATAGACACCGCTGGTCTGGACGATGAGGGTGAATTAGGAAACTTAAGAGTGGAAAAAACATATGATGTGATGAGGAAAACAAATCTTGCAATGATCGTGGTAAGTGCTGTTGATGGTATTACAGGCTTTGAAGCTGATCTGATTGAGAAAATGAAGAATAAGCGTATTACGGTAATTGGCGTTATTAACAAAAGTGATTTGAGCAGGTCAGTAGAGGAAAACTTCAGTGGTTATGCTTCAAAATATGGTATTCCTTTTATAAAGGTAAGCTCAAAAACAGGTGAAGGAATAGAAAAGCTAAAAGAAGTAATCGGACAGAGTGCAAGATTTGATGACATACAGCTGAGTCTGGTGGGAGATCTGGTCAAACCAGGAGATTTTGTAGTTTTAGTGACACCTATTGATAAGGCAGCACCTAAAGGGAGGCTGATACTACCTCAACAACAGACTATCAGGGATATAATAGAATCTGATGCGATAGCAGTGGTTACAAAGGAGCATGAGCTGAGAGAAACACTGGACAATCTTGCCAGGAAGCCATCTGTGGTTATTACCGACTCACAGGCTTTTATGAAAGTATCTGCAGATACACCTAAGGAGATACTGCTTACATCCTTTTCTATACTTTTTGCGAGACAAAAGGGTGAATTGATAGAAATGGTGAGGGGACTGAAGGAAATTGAAAGGTTGAAACCAGGCGGCAAAGTTCTCGTAGTTGAAGGTTGTACACATCACAGACAGGCTGATGATATCGGTAAAGTCAAGATACCCAGATGGATAAGGCAGATAGCGGGAGGAGATATAGAATTCGAATGGGCCAGCGGCAATTACTTTCCCAAGGATATAGGAAAGTTCAATGCTATAGTACATTGTGGAGGTTGTATGCTAAACAGGCAGGAAATGCAATATAGGATAAATTATGCAAAAGATAATAATATCGCTATTACAAACTATGGAATGTTGATAGCTTATGTACAAGGGATTCTGCAAAGAGCATTGGAACCATTTCCTGCAGCATCAATAATACTGGAAGAATTGGGTACATAA
- a CDS encoding aminotransferase class V-fold PLP-dependent enzyme has translation MIYLDNAATSYPKPNRVYEEIDRCMREYCANPGRGGHAMSIASGKAVLEAREVICKFFSIKNPMQLCFTKNATESLNIAIKSCLRENIHVITTSMEHNSVIRPLKTLEKENGAEITIVKGDEYGEIDPDEVKKNIRKNTKLIALTLSSNVNGIVMPVKEIGKIARENEIIFLVDASQGAGVFNIDVEDMNIDMLAFPGHKGLLGPQGTGGLYAREGLDLKPIMQGGTGSNSENIFQPEIMPDLLESGTLNTPGIVGLGYGVDFISSFGLDNLKKYKYMLVNRFFEGLRDIRRIRIYSKNDMEKNSGIVAVNFDDIDSSEISYALDKVYGIATRPGLHCAPLAHQTLGTVNSGIVRFSVGCFNTIEEIDITLEALREISQSL, from the coding sequence ATGATATATCTTGACAATGCAGCAACATCATACCCTAAACCCAACAGAGTATATGAAGAAATCGACAGATGCATGAGGGAATACTGTGCAAATCCCGGACGTGGAGGACATGCAATGTCTATAGCATCGGGAAAGGCAGTTCTTGAAGCCAGAGAAGTAATATGTAAATTTTTTAGTATTAAAAATCCTATGCAGCTGTGTTTTACAAAAAACGCCACAGAGTCTCTAAATATAGCAATCAAGAGTTGTTTGCGGGAGAATATCCATGTCATTACCACAAGTATGGAACACAACTCCGTAATCAGGCCGCTGAAAACCCTGGAGAAAGAAAATGGCGCAGAGATCACGATAGTAAAAGGGGATGAATATGGCGAAATAGATCCTGATGAAGTGAAGAAAAATATAAGGAAGAATACAAAGCTTATTGCACTGACACTGTCTTCCAATGTCAACGGTATAGTAATGCCTGTAAAGGAAATAGGAAAAATCGCACGTGAGAATGAAATAATCTTTTTAGTTGACGCTTCACAGGGAGCGGGTGTGTTTAACATAGATGTAGAGGATATGAATATAGATATGCTGGCATTTCCAGGTCATAAAGGTTTGCTTGGCCCACAGGGAACAGGCGGTCTGTATGCCCGGGAAGGACTGGATCTGAAACCTATTATGCAGGGTGGGACAGGTAGCAATTCCGAAAATATTTTTCAGCCTGAAATTATGCCGGATTTACTGGAAAGCGGTACATTGAATACTCCAGGTATTGTAGGCCTGGGCTATGGGGTAGATTTTATAAGCAGCTTTGGTCTTGATAACTTGAAAAAATATAAATATATGCTTGTAAATAGATTTTTTGAAGGTCTAAGAGATATCAGGAGAATAAGAATCTATAGTAAAAACGATATGGAAAAGAATTCCGGCATAGTAGCTGTAAATTTTGATGACATAGATTCTTCCGAGATAAGCTATGCATTAGATAAAGTATATGGAATAGCTACCCGTCCGGGTTTGCACTGTGCTCCTCTGGCACATCAGACTCTTGGGACAGTAAATAGCGGAATCGTACGCTTCAGCGTGGGATGTTTTAACACGATTGAAGAAATAGACATTACACTGGAAGCATTAAGAGAGATCTCGCAAAGTCTTTAA
- a CDS encoding HD domain-containing protein, translating to MKQTHFTLYIIKYMAIFLLLGAIVYSGGRIDFISITAYISTFLLMAFLDYVNLKKSRAGEKAENSSCIKEVRDNNIEAAASKEALEFLSGNCEDNGSRLSDFIEKISSIRSELKMKNEELKALREASEIITSTFDVKVIIEYIYKVFNRFSGCDRYLIFFSDKDNNLVCRYEFGTIQLNETGNLVDKDSVIRKCFQNRQTIIKINTTINSRGITGDKIAIPLSVSGEIVGVIFMESSGPGAFSKVNVGFLESLAVYAAIAIKNAELFNSIFEQKQEIEALYEETAAVNEELSSYVDELNKTKEELKVKNEELSGFYNEIQTGYIQTVMALSNSIEAKDAYTRGHCQRVMEISCEIGKKLGLSDSEIQDLRYISILHDIGKIGIPANILNKEGKLTNEEFDEIKKHPFIAYNILKDVEFIRNGLDGILQHHERYDGKGYPYGRKGNEICKLGRILCIADAFDAMTSDRPYRKGMSMETAIAEIERCKGSQFDPHIADVFIAMSKQIIESETE from the coding sequence ATGAAACAGACACATTTTACACTTTACATAATTAAATACATGGCAATATTTTTACTTTTGGGAGCTATAGTATATAGTGGTGGGAGAATAGATTTCATAAGCATTACTGCCTATATATCAACTTTTTTACTGATGGCTTTCTTAGATTATGTTAATTTAAAAAAATCTAGAGCAGGAGAGAAGGCAGAAAACAGTAGCTGCATAAAAGAGGTAAGGGATAATAACATTGAGGCAGCAGCATCCAAGGAAGCTTTAGAGTTTTTGAGTGGTAACTGTGAAGATAATGGCAGCAGATTAAGCGATTTTATAGAAAAAATATCAAGCATACGCAGCGAGTTGAAAATGAAAAATGAGGAGCTCAAAGCATTAAGGGAAGCTTCAGAAATAATAACCTCCACCTTTGACGTTAAAGTAATCATTGAATACATATACAAGGTTTTTAACAGATTTTCAGGGTGTGACAGGTATTTGATATTTTTCTCTGATAAGGATAATAATCTTGTTTGCAGATATGAATTTGGCACTATACAATTGAATGAAACCGGAAATCTGGTCGACAAGGATTCTGTAATCAGAAAATGCTTTCAGAACAGACAGACGATAATAAAAATTAACACCACCATAAACAGTAGAGGAATTACCGGTGATAAAATAGCCATACCTTTAAGCGTTTCTGGAGAAATAGTTGGTGTTATTTTTATGGAAAGTAGCGGGCCGGGAGCGTTTTCTAAGGTAAATGTAGGATTTTTGGAGAGTCTGGCAGTTTATGCAGCAATAGCAATAAAAAATGCAGAACTATTTAACAGTATTTTTGAGCAGAAACAGGAAATTGAAGCATTATATGAAGAAACTGCAGCTGTAAATGAGGAATTGAGTTCATATGTGGATGAATTAAACAAAACCAAGGAAGAACTTAAAGTGAAGAATGAAGAATTAAGTGGATTTTACAATGAAATCCAGACCGGATATATTCAGACTGTCATGGCACTGTCAAATTCTATTGAAGCAAAGGATGCATATACCAGAGGACATTGCCAGAGAGTCATGGAGATTTCCTGTGAAATAGGAAAGAAGTTGGGACTTAGCGATAGCGAAATACAGGATTTAAGGTATATTTCAATACTTCATGACATCGGAAAGATAGGTATCCCTGCAAATATCCTTAACAAAGAAGGCAAGCTTACAAATGAAGAGTTTGATGAAATAAAAAAACATCCCTTTATTGCATACAACATACTCAAGGATGTAGAATTCATAAGAAACGGGTTGGATGGGATACTGCAGCACCATGAAAGATATGACGGCAAAGGATATCCATACGGGAGAAAAGGTAACGAAATATGCAAGCTGGGAAGAATATTGTGTATTGCCGACGCGTTTGACGCTATGACCAGTGACAGACCATACAGAAAGGGTATGTCTATGGAAACAGCCATAGCTGAGATTGAAAGGTGTAAAGGTTCACAGTTTGACCCACATATTGCGGATGTATTTATTGCTATGAGCAAGCAGATCATAGAGTCAGAAACAGAATAG
- the glgA gene encoding glycogen synthase GlgA, whose translation MQETNKLKILFVSAEVAPFAKTGGLADVAGSLPQALAAMGNDVRVAMPRYKSIDCKMSYVTDFPVQVDYKKETCIVRETEVVFEDNNGKKLVPVYFIDNYHYYDRDGIYCHYDDGERFAFLCNAVMEMLPRINFQPDIIHCNDWHAGPVCMILNEKYKNHSFYKNIKTVYTIHNLEYQGNFPKDVYKLFNMKEDVFVPEKVEFYGMFSFMKAGLVYADKINTVSAMYASEIQTSEYGEKLEGLLQSRADDLCGIVNGISYDYFNPSKDPRIAKNYSEENIEDKKENKYALQKELGLPVKDVPVMGLISRLAGQKGLNLVLDVIDDILALDVQFVLLGEGDPYYENAFKDIMKKYPDKVGVRIEFNASLAQRIYAASDIFLMPSKFEPCGLGQIISFRYGTIPVVRAVGGLAETVLDYDADKEIGNGFSFAEFTSEKFFSTLKRCLNLYSERPLEWQQLVKRALTSDFSWKKPSVKYMEIYRQALEKV comes from the coding sequence ATGCAGGAAACTAACAAATTGAAAATATTATTCGTATCAGCAGAAGTTGCACCTTTTGCAAAAACAGGCGGGCTTGCGGATGTTGCAGGTTCTTTGCCACAGGCACTTGCGGCGATGGGGAATGATGTCAGAGTTGCCATGCCGAGATATAAAAGTATTGATTGCAAAATGAGTTATGTTACTGATTTTCCGGTACAAGTCGACTACAAAAAGGAAACGTGCATAGTGAGGGAAACAGAGGTTGTTTTTGAAGATAATAATGGGAAAAAGCTTGTACCAGTCTATTTTATTGATAACTACCATTATTATGACAGGGATGGAATCTATTGCCATTATGATGACGGAGAAAGATTTGCTTTTCTCTGCAATGCGGTAATGGAGATGCTTCCTAGGATTAATTTTCAGCCGGACATAATACATTGCAACGATTGGCATGCAGGCCCTGTCTGTATGATTTTAAATGAAAAGTATAAAAATCACTCTTTTTATAAGAATATTAAAACAGTTTATACAATACACAACCTTGAGTATCAGGGAAATTTCCCAAAGGATGTCTATAAGCTTTTCAATATGAAGGAAGATGTATTCGTACCCGAAAAAGTTGAGTTTTATGGTATGTTCAGTTTTATGAAGGCCGGTTTGGTTTATGCTGATAAGATAAATACCGTAAGCGCGATGTATGCAAGTGAAATTCAGACTTCCGAGTATGGAGAAAAGCTGGAAGGGCTGCTTCAGTCAAGGGCAGATGATTTATGCGGAATTGTAAATGGAATAAGTTATGACTATTTTAATCCTTCCAAAGATCCAAGAATAGCAAAAAACTATAGTGAAGAAAACATAGAAGATAAAAAGGAAAACAAATATGCACTTCAGAAAGAATTGGGATTGCCTGTAAAAGATGTTCCTGTAATGGGTCTGATATCCAGATTGGCAGGACAAAAGGGACTAAATCTGGTTTTAGATGTAATTGATGATATTTTGGCTCTGGATGTACAATTTGTGCTTTTAGGAGAAGGCGATCCTTATTATGAAAATGCATTTAAGGATATAATGAAAAAGTATCCTGACAAGGTGGGGGTAAGAATTGAATTTAACGCCTCGCTTGCTCAAAGAATATATGCGGCGAGTGATATATTCCTTATGCCTTCAAAGTTTGAACCATGCGGCCTGGGACAAATAATCAGCTTCAGGTATGGAACCATTCCTGTAGTAAGAGCAGTAGGTGGACTGGCTGAAACAGTTTTAGATTATGATGCGGATAAGGAAATAGGAAATGGATTTTCATTTGCTGAGTTTACCTCAGAGAAGTTTTTCAGCACTTTAAAGCGATGTCTAAACTTATACAGTGAAAGACCGCTTGAGTGGCAGCAGTTGGTAAAAAGAGCTCTCACATCGGATTTTTCATGGAAAAAACCATCAGTCAAATATATGGAAATTTATCGGCAGGCACTAGAAAAAGTTTGA
- the nth gene encoding endonuclease III produces the protein MDNKKKVREIIKVFDRLYSDAECSLEYKDPLQLLIATQLAAQCTDARVNIVTKTLFQKYKNVYDFANADLEELEMEIKSTGFYHNKARNIKNCCKMLIEKYGGEVPANMEDLLNLPGVGRKTANLVLGDIFGIPGIVVDTHAKRLTNRIGLTKNTDPEKIEYDLMEIVKPKDWSKFCHQLVYHGRAICDARKPKCNECEIKNFCNSYKNL, from the coding sequence TTGGACAATAAAAAAAAGGTCAGAGAAATAATCAAGGTGTTTGACCGGCTTTACAGTGATGCAGAATGTTCATTAGAATACAAGGATCCGCTCCAGCTTCTTATTGCAACACAATTGGCTGCTCAGTGCACTGATGCCCGTGTAAATATTGTTACCAAAACCTTATTTCAAAAGTATAAAAATGTATATGACTTTGCCAATGCTGATTTAGAAGAGCTTGAAATGGAAATAAAGTCTACCGGGTTTTATCATAATAAAGCGCGCAACATAAAAAACTGCTGTAAAATGCTGATAGAGAAATACGGGGGAGAGGTACCGGCCAATATGGAAGATCTACTTAATCTGCCGGGAGTAGGGCGTAAGACTGCAAATCTGGTTTTGGGAGATATTTTTGGTATCCCTGGTATTGTAGTTGATACCCATGCAAAAAGGCTGACAAACAGAATAGGGCTGACAAAAAATACAGATCCGGAAAAGATAGAATATGATCTGATGGAAATAGTTAAGCCAAAAGACTGGAGTAAGTTTTGCCATCAGCTGGTATATCATGGCAGGGCTATATGTGATGCTCGGAAACCTAAATGTAATGAATGTGAAATAAAGAACTTTTGTAACTCATATAAGAATTTATAA